A genomic region of Deinococcus ruber contains the following coding sequences:
- a CDS encoding PRTRC system protein B, which translates to MNIATMRTERLRAPTVTRPVLAFVLYEGDTVRACSHPVHTSPSGAVALGAAQALTTEQAEVVLEALGRRTLLPVMPHTLALSSFECAWWVPPGKQALHFDPKYDGTQGIAALNGTPIPHPGLVMVAGLGRLRVFAVQGREQPTLETPLCHAPFWNMFASGAMCQGSVVFPTSAHPQDQASWEAVFFRSTFTGPSRSDRYVQWDRSYQELLELAITDQMFPDAVLMPVGKTVGEVLRSV; encoded by the coding sequence ATGAACATTGCGACGATGCGGACGGAGCGTCTCCGGGCGCCGACAGTGACCCGTCCGGTGCTGGCGTTTGTGCTGTACGAAGGTGACACCGTGAGAGCGTGCAGCCATCCAGTGCACACCTCACCCTCGGGCGCGGTGGCCTTGGGTGCTGCACAAGCCTTGACCACCGAGCAGGCGGAGGTGGTGCTGGAAGCGCTGGGCCGCCGCACCCTGTTGCCGGTGATGCCCCATACGCTGGCGCTCAGCAGCTTCGAGTGTGCGTGGTGGGTACCACCCGGGAAGCAGGCACTGCACTTCGATCCGAAGTACGACGGCACGCAAGGGATTGCGGCGCTGAACGGCACGCCGATTCCGCATCCGGGGCTGGTGATGGTCGCGGGTCTCGGGAGACTGCGGGTGTTCGCGGTGCAGGGCCGCGAGCAGCCAACCCTGGAGACGCCGCTGTGCCATGCGCCGTTCTGGAACATGTTCGCGTCCGGCGCGATGTGCCAGGGGAGCGTGGTGTTTCCGACGAGCGCCCATCCGCAGGATCAGGCGAGCTGGGAGGCGGTGTTCTTCCGTTCGACGTTCACCGGGCCGAGTCGGAGCGATCGATACGTGCAGTGGGACCGGAGTTACCAGGAACTGCTCGAACTGGCCATCACCGATCAGATGTTTCCAGACGCGGTGCTGATGCCAGTTGGCAAGACCGTGGGCGAGGTGCTGCGGAGTGTTTGA